In Mucilaginibacter celer, one DNA window encodes the following:
- a CDS encoding LysR family transcriptional regulator codes for MNTNDLKIFEAVAANGSFTKAAEAMFTVQSNVTARIKNLEEEFGADLFSRTSRKVTLTSAGETLMQYSKQIDHLMQEAKKDIKKFGQVSGSLKIGCIETTMAFKVPDILGRFTDAYPDVDLEFKSQMRSELISDVINYKLDAAFVSAPINSPELEQLHIKEEQLVILAPAQGPELKELLTAQPLKIIVFDQGCVFRARLEAWLNAKGIIQYKSIVLNSLEGIINFVEAGLGISILPAELITQYYAGRKLKTHALNKELGTMSTVLIYRKNIPQTRALKAFVEMY; via the coding sequence ATGAATACCAACGACCTGAAGATATTTGAGGCAGTAGCTGCCAACGGCAGTTTCACTAAGGCGGCCGAAGCCATGTTCACCGTGCAATCAAACGTTACGGCGCGGATTAAAAACCTGGAGGAAGAGTTTGGCGCCGACCTGTTTAGCCGCACCTCACGAAAAGTTACCCTAACCAGCGCCGGCGAAACGCTGATGCAATACAGTAAACAGATTGATCATTTAATGCAGGAGGCCAAAAAAGACATTAAAAAGTTTGGCCAGGTAAGCGGCAGCCTTAAAATTGGCTGTATTGAAACAACAATGGCTTTTAAAGTACCTGATATCCTCGGCCGTTTTACGGATGCCTATCCGGATGTTGACCTCGAGTTTAAATCACAAATGCGGAGTGAACTCATCAGCGATGTGATTAATTATAAGCTCGATGCAGCCTTTGTATCCGCCCCCATCAATTCGCCCGAACTGGAGCAGCTGCATATCAAGGAAGAACAACTGGTAATCCTGGCCCCCGCGCAAGGCCCGGAGCTTAAGGAGTTGCTAACAGCTCAGCCGCTAAAGATTATTGTGTTTGACCAGGGCTGTGTATTTCGTGCCCGGCTGGAAGCCTGGCTTAACGCCAAAGGTATCATTCAATATAAAAGCATTGTGCTGAACTCGTTAGAAGGGATCATTAATTTTGTAGAGGCCGGGCTGGGCATCAGCATCCTCCCCGCCGAACTGATAACGCAATACTACGCCGGCCGGAAGCTGAAAACCCATGCGCTAAATAAAGAATTGGGTACCATGTCAACAGTTCTTATCTACCGTAAAAACATCCCTCAAACCAGGGCATTAAAGGCTTTTGTAGAGATGTATTAA
- a CDS encoding serpin family protein, with amino-acid sequence MMRKLTLLSLCILAISACKKGNEPINKGKGKDLVLSATEQQQVGPGNAFTLKLFKANASETDNDKNLMLSPLSVSFALGMTSNGAAGQTLTDINSTLGFDGFTQDEVNSYHHNLITNLPQLDPNTSLKIANSIWYANDFTPLPAFLKTNTDFYNAEVKALDFKNKTASANTINKWVSQQTNNKIPKIINEIPDNVKMYLINAIYFKSAWKTRFDAAKTYKAPFKLADNSTVQADFMTTKLDFNNAYDNGTNVMELPYSNSKYSMVLIMPDEDVKSYAATLNQTKWDLLMGKLAANKADVTIPKFKFSYEITLNDILKSMGMGIAFSDLADFTRINAAGGLSITEVKHKTYIDVNEEGTEAAAVTSVGVGVTSAGPTNFFNKPFIFAIREMKTGLILFVGIVNNPTLSE; translated from the coding sequence ATGATGCGCAAACTTACTTTATTAAGCCTTTGTATTTTAGCCATATCAGCCTGTAAAAAAGGCAACGAACCAATAAACAAAGGCAAGGGGAAAGACCTCGTGCTTTCGGCAACCGAGCAGCAGCAGGTTGGGCCGGGTAATGCTTTTACCCTAAAGTTGTTTAAGGCTAATGCAAGTGAAACGGACAACGATAAAAACCTGATGCTTTCGCCTTTAAGTGTAAGTTTTGCCCTGGGCATGACCAGCAATGGCGCAGCCGGCCAAACGCTTACCGATATCAATAGTACCCTTGGGTTTGATGGTTTTACCCAGGATGAGGTAAACAGTTATCACCATAACCTCATTACCAACCTGCCGCAGCTTGATCCCAATACCTCACTTAAAATTGCCAACTCTATATGGTATGCCAATGATTTTACGCCGCTGCCGGCATTCCTGAAAACCAATACCGATTTTTATAATGCCGAGGTAAAAGCCCTCGATTTTAAAAATAAAACCGCATCTGCAAATACCATCAACAAGTGGGTAAGCCAGCAAACCAATAATAAAATTCCGAAGATCATTAATGAAATCCCGGATAACGTGAAGATGTACCTCATTAACGCCATTTATTTTAAAAGTGCCTGGAAAACACGCTTTGATGCCGCCAAAACGTACAAAGCACCTTTTAAACTGGCCGATAACAGCACCGTACAGGCCGATTTCATGACCACTAAGCTGGATTTCAATAACGCTTATGACAATGGCACCAATGTAATGGAGTTGCCCTACAGCAACAGCAAATACAGCATGGTACTCATTATGCCCGACGAAGATGTAAAAAGCTATGCCGCCACGCTCAATCAAACCAAATGGGATTTGCTGATGGGTAAGCTTGCTGCTAATAAAGCGGATGTAACCATCCCTAAATTCAAATTCAGCTATGAAATTACGCTGAACGATATTTTAAAATCAATGGGCATGGGCATAGCGTTCAGCGACCTGGCCGATTTTACGCGCATAAACGCTGCAGGTGGCCTGAGCATTACCGAGGTAAAACATAAGACTTACATAGATGTAAATGAAGAGGGTACCGAAGCGGCGGCAGTAACATCCGTTGGTGTAGGGGTAACATCGGCAGGGCCGACAAACTTTTTTAACAAGCCTTTTATTTTTGCCATCAGGGAGATGAAAACCGGGTTGATATTATTTGTGGGGATAGTGAACAATCCTACCTTAAGCGAATAG
- a CDS encoding ammonium transporter, translating into MKIKILHKKIPAYLLLSMILMLAFVLIEPLRTFAQDATGAKTGTINDVTAAKAGAPTAAEVGDAVGHNKIAINMMWTLICGFLVMFMQAGFAMVETGFTQKKNVAHTMGMNFLVYAIGMFGFWVCGFAFMFGGALNAATLGGAPGVIPHEYTVTLFGHSFGVIGSVGFFLNSKVYDVGVFTLFLFQMVFMDTTATIPTGSMAERWSFKSFLIFGLFISMFVYPIYGNWVWGGGWLSQLGVNFGLGHGMVDFAGSSVVHLVGGVAALAGAIIIGPRIGKFNADGTANTIPGHNIPMALAGTFILALGWFGFNPGSTLAGGDFRISIVAVNTMMAGTAGTLAALAVLYIQKKKPDPGMLANGMLAGLVAITAPCAFVNSISSVIIGAIAGCLVVLTIHLMDNVFKIDDPVGAFAVHGANGAWGVLSLGLFADGSYGDGWNGVAGPVKGLFYGDASQFGAQCIGTLTCMVYTFVVMYIFFKISNKITPIRVKADDEVAGLDVPEMGVLGYVD; encoded by the coding sequence ATGAAGATTAAAATTCTACACAAAAAAATCCCTGCTTACCTGCTGCTTAGTATGATACTGATGCTCGCTTTCGTATTGATTGAGCCGTTACGCACTTTTGCGCAGGACGCCACCGGAGCCAAAACAGGTACAATTAATGATGTTACGGCTGCAAAAGCCGGCGCACCTACAGCCGCCGAAGTAGGTGATGCCGTGGGCCACAACAAAATTGCCATTAACATGATGTGGACGCTGATCTGCGGCTTCCTGGTAATGTTTATGCAGGCCGGTTTTGCCATGGTTGAAACAGGCTTTACCCAAAAGAAAAACGTTGCCCATACTATGGGTATGAACTTTTTGGTTTATGCAATAGGCATGTTTGGTTTTTGGGTGTGCGGATTTGCCTTCATGTTTGGCGGTGCATTAAACGCTGCTACCCTGGGCGGTGCGCCGGGCGTTATTCCTCACGAATATACGGTAACCTTATTTGGTCATAGCTTTGGCGTTATAGGCTCGGTAGGCTTTTTCCTCAATAGTAAGGTTTATGATGTGGGCGTATTTACGCTATTCCTGTTCCAGATGGTGTTTATGGATACTACCGCCACCATCCCGACAGGCTCAATGGCCGAGCGCTGGTCATTTAAATCGTTCCTTATTTTTGGCTTGTTCATCTCTATGTTTGTATACCCAATTTATGGCAACTGGGTTTGGGGTGGCGGCTGGTTATCGCAACTGGGCGTAAACTTTGGCCTTGGCCATGGCATGGTTGATTTTGCAGGCTCATCTGTTGTACACCTTGTTGGTGGCGTAGCAGCGCTTGCCGGCGCAATTATTATCGGCCCTCGTATCGGCAAATTCAATGCCGATGGCACGGCTAATACTATACCGGGGCATAATATTCCGATGGCGCTGGCTGGTACATTTATTCTTGCCTTAGGCTGGTTTGGCTTCAACCCGGGTTCAACTTTGGCCGGTGGCGATTTCAGGATCAGCATTGTAGCTGTAAACACGATGATGGCCGGTACCGCCGGTACGCTTGCCGCCTTAGCTGTGCTTTATATCCAGAAAAAGAAACCCGATCCGGGCATGCTGGCCAATGGTATGCTGGCCGGTTTAGTAGCCATTACCGCTCCCTGCGCATTTGTAAATTCAATATCATCGGTAATTATCGGCGCTATTGCTGGCTGTTTGGTGGTTTTAACTATCCACCTGATGGACAATGTATTTAAAATTGACGACCCGGTTGGTGCATTTGCGGTACACGGTGCTAATGGGGCATGGGGCGTTTTATCATTAGGCTTATTTGCCGACGGCTCATACGGTGATGGCTGGAATGGTGTGGCCGGCCCGGTTAAAGGCTTGTTTTATGGCGATGCCAGCCAATTTGGCGCTCAGTGTATAGGTACACTTACCTGTATGGTTTACACATTTGTTGTGATGTACATCTTCTTTAAGATATCAAATAAAATAACCCCGATAAGGGTTAAAGCGGACGACGAAGTTGCCGGATTGGACGTGCCAGAAATGGGCGTTTTGGGCTACGTCGATTAA
- the nhaA gene encoding Na+/H+ antiporter NhaA: MKRIISKAINPLRMLINDSRFTGIMLIACTLLSMCLANSSFGTGYKQFWNGEFTSHIAIPLPENFLSWINNFLMAFFFLMAGMEIKRELISGELSSFKKAVLPFGAALGGMIVPALIFVAFNLHTSYLHGWGIPTATDIAFSVGIASLLGKRIPVGLKILLMALAIIDDLGAIVVIALFYGGHLNWIFLGIGILLYASLFACNYFKIKFGPVQILLSAGLWYAFFNSGIESSIVGVLIAFATPVHELPKIEKYIHRWVNFLIIPLFALANTAIILPGNIIGALGTSVGLGIIFGLVLGKPIGIFVFSRVLVALKVASLPRNVQWKQVFGMGTLAGIGFTMSIFTTMLAFKVEAFQDIAKVAILVSVLLSLVLSMAYFLIISVNMTFEHTEDTETLSPAAAGQMELELG, translated from the coding sequence ATGAAAAGGATAATATCAAAAGCGATTAACCCGCTTAGGATGCTGATAAACGACAGCCGTTTTACCGGCATCATGTTAATTGCCTGCACGCTGCTATCAATGTGCCTGGCAAATTCATCATTTGGTACCGGCTATAAACAGTTCTGGAACGGCGAATTTACATCGCATATTGCTATACCTCTACCCGAAAACTTTTTAAGCTGGATCAATAATTTCCTGATGGCATTTTTCTTTTTAATGGCAGGCATGGAAATTAAGCGTGAACTTATCAGCGGCGAGCTATCGTCATTTAAAAAAGCCGTGCTGCCATTTGGCGCGGCGCTTGGTGGTATGATAGTTCCGGCATTAATATTTGTTGCTTTTAACCTGCATACCAGCTACCTGCATGGCTGGGGCATACCAACCGCTACGGATATTGCTTTTTCGGTTGGTATTGCTTCCCTGTTGGGCAAACGGATCCCGGTAGGTTTAAAAATATTACTGATGGCACTGGCCATTATTGACGATCTGGGTGCCATTGTAGTTATTGCCCTGTTTTACGGCGGGCATCTCAACTGGATATTCCTTGGCATAGGGATTTTGCTTTATGCCTCGCTGTTTGCCTGCAATTACTTTAAAATAAAATTTGGCCCGGTGCAAATCCTCCTCTCGGCAGGTTTATGGTATGCGTTTTTTAACTCCGGCATCGAATCAAGTATCGTAGGTGTATTAATCGCCTTCGCAACGCCTGTTCATGAACTCCCCAAAATCGAAAAATATATACACCGTTGGGTTAACTTCCTTATCATACCGCTATTTGCATTAGCCAATACAGCTATTATATTACCCGGCAACATTATTGGCGCTTTGGGCACCAGCGTTGGGCTGGGCATTATATTTGGTTTAGTTTTAGGCAAGCCTATAGGCATCTTCGTTTTCAGCAGGGTACTGGTAGCCCTTAAAGTAGCCAGTTTACCGCGAAACGTGCAATGGAAGCAGGTATTTGGCATGGGTACCCTGGCAGGCATTGGCTTTACCATGTCAATATTCACCACTATGCTGGCATTTAAAGTTGAGGCTTTTCAGGATATAGCCAAGGTAGCCATTTTGGTAAGTGTACTGTTATCGTTGGTGTTAAGCATGGCTTATTTCCTGATTATTAGCGTAAACATGACGTTTGAACATACTGAAGATACAGAAACCCTGTCGCCGGCGGCAGCAGGCCAGATGGAACTGGAATTAGGATAA
- a CDS encoding alkaline phosphatase family protein yields the protein MQKLFKTAAFSLLILAGLGAKAQTRKAVFIIADGIPADVIEKLNTPNLKAIAKQGTYLRANVGGEKGGYSQTPTISANGYNSLLTATWVNKHNVWGNDIKAPDYNYWNVFRMFKNAYPNKKTAVFSSWTDNRTKLIGDKLPEAGNIHPDYAYDGYELDTVKFPHDKAGNYMQLIDEQVANSAAECIQTKAPDLSWVYLEYTDDMGHKYGDSPQYYDAIEKMDAQVGRIWAAMQYRKEHFKEDWLIFITTDHGRSEANGKDHGGQSTRQRSTWMVTSYRPLNNYAKYYTPGIVDITPSINSFLNVKVPEAQQREMDGISLIGQLSVAEPAANYVQGSLDISWKAMDDKGNVKIWVAADNTYKEGKPDDYKLLATVPVTNGHALVDVKNMPSKFYKVVIEGANNSVNRWIVLEK from the coding sequence ATGCAAAAACTATTTAAAACTGCAGCTTTTTCGCTGCTGATACTGGCAGGTTTAGGTGCGAAAGCCCAAACCCGCAAAGCCGTTTTCATTATTGCCGATGGCATCCCCGCCGATGTGATTGAAAAGCTGAATACGCCTAATTTGAAAGCGATAGCCAAACAAGGCACCTATTTACGCGCCAATGTAGGCGGCGAAAAGGGCGGCTATTCGCAAACGCCAACCATATCGGCCAATGGCTACAACAGCCTGCTTACCGCTACCTGGGTTAATAAGCACAATGTATGGGGTAATGATATTAAAGCGCCTGATTATAACTACTGGAATGTATTCAGGATGTTTAAAAATGCCTATCCTAATAAAAAGACCGCTGTATTCAGCAGCTGGACGGACAACCGTACCAAGTTGATAGGCGATAAACTCCCTGAGGCTGGAAACATCCATCCCGATTATGCTTATGATGGTTACGAACTGGATACCGTAAAATTTCCGCATGATAAAGCCGGTAACTATATGCAACTGATTGATGAGCAGGTTGCCAATTCGGCGGCCGAATGTATTCAGACCAAAGCGCCCGACCTGTCATGGGTGTACCTGGAATATACCGACGATATGGGCCACAAATATGGCGATAGTCCGCAATATTATGATGCCATCGAAAAAATGGATGCACAGGTTGGCCGCATTTGGGCCGCAATGCAATACCGCAAAGAGCATTTTAAAGAAGACTGGCTGATTTTTATCACCACAGATCATGGCCGCAGCGAAGCAAACGGTAAAGATCACGGAGGCCAAAGCACCCGCCAGCGCTCAACCTGGATGGTAACCAGCTACCGCCCGCTTAATAATTACGCCAAATACTATACCCCGGGCATTGTGGATATCACCCCGTCAATCAATAGCTTTTTAAATGTAAAAGTACCCGAAGCACAGCAACGCGAAATGGATGGAATTTCATTAATCGGCCAGCTATCAGTTGCAGAGCCCGCTGCAAACTATGTGCAGGGTTCATTAGATATTAGCTGGAAAGCTATGGATGATAAAGGCAATGTTAAGATTTGGGTTGCCGCGGATAATACTTATAAAGAAGGCAAACCGGATGACTATAAATTACTGGCCACTGTGCCTGTAACTAACGGGCACGCGTTGGTTGATGTAAAAAACATGCCATCAAAGTTTTATAAGGTGGTTATTGAAGGTGCCAATAATTCGGTAAACAGGTGGATTGTGCTGGAAAAATAG
- a CDS encoding S8 family serine peptidase has translation MNKLYTAVSLCFLMLGFTGGIFAQQPLVSATGEAELNKLSSQTSTAYKASYNKAVSLAQTHGWTLVRHNRKGNLIILQGVNKLGFPVYLTTHNNTTAAATVGTNNLQPGGSLGLNLSGSSDFLAGKLAIWDGGSVYRAHQEFAGKTITLKNNAAISDHSSHVAGTMIARGVYAPAKGMSFGAATLQSYDFNDDETEMSAAAANLLLSNHSYGIVAGWDYNDTDGRWEWNGLPGDSVDYNFGFYDAKTANWDKIAYNAPYYLIVASAGNSREENGPPVGQTYYGYKSRTDQTMVSKGARPAGISNNDGYDIISTTGNSKNGITVGAVYPLLYGPKNRTDVTIAPFSSWGPTDDGRIKPDLVADGVNVLSVGIDNTTSYLTLSGTSMASPNVTGSLYLLQEYYAKKNNGAFMRSATLKGLVCHTAFDAGNVGPDYIYGWGLLNMTAAAQAITDNGGKSTVSEKTLAQGQTQTYNVIASGSTLLAATISWTDPEGTATAEGVINSRTPKLVNDLDIRVSDGTTTFSPWVLDPEKPGFAATKGDNIRDNIEQVYIPNSVPGRAYTITVTHKSTLKSGSQAYSLIVTGVGGAAYCASAPLSNADSRVNNFKLANIDNTPAAGCKSYSDYTSLTAQLEQAKTYPLSITLGTCGNNFNKAAKVFIDWNANGTFEDNELVATTGVINATGTYNTNITVPGTVTAGAYSLMRVVLTETDDANTVKACGGYAKGETQDYRVQFLQTGIDAGVISIVSPGAGGTCSASTPVTVRLKNFGNAAISNIPVTVTITDANNITTTYNDIYKSILQPSAEDNFTLSGQFNAVAGASYTVTATSKLNGDPVISNNTVTANITVNPPATIGDLSAYYCSTAGQYELFGNGDGTVFWYKNANDVLPIAAGSEAVTNQAPVNNTFYAGVNDFKGSIGPATKNVFTAGGYNQFTPYVSVHTAAPVLIQSARLYIGNSGKITFNVANNNGQIVSSASIDAVATRTTPLAGAQPDDPNDQGRVYDLNLSLPAAGDYQISVDFADNATIYRNNGGVNGYPFKIGNIFSITGNGATGNNGDTTAYKGYYYYFYDMKVQSLGCPSVTRKAVTLSKPTITQNGNTLTSSFADGNQWLLNGVAIEGATKATYQPVQSGNYSVQVTLANGCTAESDKIFYARDGGAGDNSEIELNTFPVPAKDILNVTFTAPEAGALSLSIIDQSGQALYQNNDNVAKGKYSTQVNVSKYMPGVYIMKVLLGKKVYGRKFIVVK, from the coding sequence ATGAATAAACTTTACACAGCTGTTTCCCTTTGCTTTTTAATGTTAGGCTTTACAGGCGGCATCTTTGCACAGCAACCTTTAGTTAGCGCCACGGGCGAGGCCGAACTCAATAAACTATCAAGCCAAACAAGCACAGCTTATAAAGCATCATATAATAAAGCTGTATCACTTGCGCAAACGCACGGCTGGACATTAGTGCGCCATAACCGTAAGGGTAACCTGATTATCCTGCAGGGTGTTAATAAACTGGGCTTCCCGGTGTATTTAACTACGCATAACAATACTACGGCCGCGGCCACCGTGGGTACAAACAACTTACAGCCGGGAGGTTCGCTGGGTTTAAATTTATCAGGCTCGTCGGATTTTTTGGCCGGGAAGCTGGCTATCTGGGATGGCGGTTCGGTATACAGGGCTCACCAGGAATTTGCCGGTAAAACTATCACCCTAAAAAATAACGCCGCTATTAGCGATCACTCCTCGCATGTGGCCGGTACCATGATAGCCAGGGGCGTGTATGCGCCGGCCAAAGGCATGTCGTTCGGGGCGGCAACACTGCAATCGTACGATTTTAATGACGATGAAACCGAAATGAGTGCTGCAGCCGCCAATCTGCTGCTTTCCAACCATTCTTATGGTATTGTTGCCGGATGGGATTATAATGATACCGACGGCCGCTGGGAATGGAACGGCTTACCCGGCGATTCGGTTGATTATAACTTTGGTTTTTATGATGCCAAAACTGCCAACTGGGATAAAATAGCGTACAATGCGCCGTATTACCTCATTGTGGCTTCGGCCGGTAATTCGCGCGAGGAAAACGGCCCCCCTGTAGGGCAAACCTATTACGGTTATAAAAGCCGAACCGACCAAACTATGGTTAGCAAGGGTGCCCGCCCGGCAGGCATCAGCAATAATGATGGTTACGATATTATCAGCACAACCGGTAACTCAAAAAACGGCATTACCGTAGGGGCGGTTTACCCGCTATTATATGGCCCCAAAAACCGTACTGATGTAACAATTGCGCCCTTTAGCAGTTGGGGCCCTACAGATGATGGCCGTATTAAACCCGATTTGGTTGCCGATGGTGTTAACGTACTTTCGGTAGGCATCGATAACACCACATCATATCTTACTTTATCCGGCACATCGATGGCATCGCCCAACGTTACCGGATCATTGTATTTGCTGCAGGAGTATTATGCTAAAAAAAATAATGGCGCCTTTATGCGCTCGGCTACTTTAAAAGGACTTGTTTGCCATACCGCTTTTGATGCAGGCAATGTTGGTCCGGATTATATTTACGGCTGGGGATTGCTTAACATGACGGCCGCCGCACAGGCCATAACTGATAATGGTGGTAAAAGTACGGTGAGCGAGAAAACGCTTGCGCAGGGCCAAACGCAAACCTATAACGTAATAGCATCAGGCAGTACCCTGCTTGCAGCCACCATATCATGGACAGACCCTGAAGGCACAGCCACAGCCGAAGGGGTAATTAACAGCCGCACACCCAAACTTGTAAACGACCTCGACATCCGGGTAAGCGACGGAACCACAACTTTCAGTCCCTGGGTGCTTGATCCTGAAAAGCCGGGATTCGCCGCTACTAAAGGTGATAATATCCGCGATAATATTGAGCAGGTTTATATCCCCAATTCCGTGCCAGGCAGGGCATATACCATTACGGTAACTCATAAGAGTACTTTAAAATCCGGCTCGCAGGCTTATTCGCTTATTGTTACAGGCGTAGGTGGCGCAGCTTACTGTGCATCGGCTCCGCTTTCCAATGCCGATTCGCGGGTGAACAATTTTAAATTGGCCAATATTGATAATACGCCCGCTGCCGGCTGCAAAAGTTATTCGGATTATACCAGTTTAACCGCCCAGCTTGAGCAGGCCAAAACCTACCCGCTCAGTATTACCTTAGGTACCTGCGGTAATAATTTTAATAAAGCAGCCAAAGTTTTTATCGACTGGAATGCCAACGGTACTTTCGAAGATAATGAACTGGTGGCAACAACCGGAGTTATCAATGCCACCGGAACCTACAATACCAATATCACCGTGCCTGGCACAGTTACCGCCGGTGCCTACAGCCTCATGCGCGTGGTGCTTACCGAAACTGATGATGCCAACACCGTGAAAGCCTGCGGCGGCTATGCCAAAGGCGAAACCCAGGATTACCGTGTACAGTTTTTACAAACCGGGATTGATGCCGGGGTTATATCCATTGTTAGTCCGGGTGCCGGTGGTACCTGCTCGGCAAGCACTCCTGTTACCGTAAGGCTTAAAAATTTTGGTAACGCGGCCATCAGCAATATCCCGGTTACGGTAACCATTACCGATGCCAACAATATTACCACTACGTACAACGATATCTATAAAAGCATCCTTCAGCCATCGGCCGAGGATAATTTTACGCTAAGCGGTCAGTTTAATGCTGTGGCGGGTGCATCGTATACCGTTACCGCCACCAGCAAACTTAACGGCGACCCCGTTATCAGCAATAACACGGTAACGGCCAATATCACTGTTAACCCGCCCGCCACCATTGGCGATCTGAGCGCTTACTATTGCTCTACAGCCGGACAGTACGAATTATTTGGAAATGGCGATGGCACTGTTTTCTGGTATAAAAATGCCAATGATGTGCTGCCGATAGCTGCCGGTTCGGAGGCTGTTACCAACCAGGCGCCCGTTAACAATACTTTTTATGCCGGTGTAAACGATTTTAAAGGCAGTATCGGCCCGGCTACAAAAAACGTGTTTACGGCAGGAGGCTATAATCAGTTCACGCCTTATGTAAGCGTACATACCGCAGCGCCGGTGCTGATACAAAGCGCAAGGTTATATATCGGTAATTCGGGTAAGATAACTTTTAATGTGGCTAACAATAACGGGCAAATCGTATCCTCAGCCAGTATTGATGCTGTGGCTACGCGTACCACGCCACTGGCCGGCGCACAGCCTGATGATCCTAACGATCAGGGCAGGGTATATGATCTTAACCTATCTTTACCGGCCGCCGGCGATTACCAGATCTCGGTTGATTTTGCTGATAATGCTACCATTTATCGTAACAATGGTGGTGTAAACGGTTATCCTTTTAAAATAGGTAATATCTTCAGTATAACGGGCAATGGGGCTACCGGCAATAATGGCGATACCACTGCTTATAAAGGCTACTACTACTATTTTTACGATATGAAGGTACAAAGCCTGGGTTGCCCTTCGGTTACCCGTAAAGCCGTAACGCTAAGCAAGCCAACAATAACGCAAAACGGCAACACCTTAACATCAAGCTTTGCCGATGGTAACCAATGGCTGCTGAACGGTGTAGCTATAGAGGGCGCTACCAAAGCCACTTACCAACCCGTACAAAGCGGTAATTACTCGGTGCAGGTAACGCTGGCCAACGGCTGCACGGCCGAATCGGACAAGATTTTTTATGCCCGCGATGGTGGTGCCGGTGATAACAGCGAAATTGAACTGAACACTTTCCCCGTGCCTGCTAAAGATATACTGAATGTAACCTTTACAGCGCCCGAGGCAGGTGCATTGAGTTTATCAATAATCGATCAATCGGGCCAGGCCTTATATCAAAACAACGATAATGTTGCAAAAGGCAAATACAGCACCCAGGTAAACGTATCAAAGTATATGCCGGGCGTGTATATAATGAAAGTGCTTTTAGGCAAAAAGGTTTACGGCCGCAAGTTTATTGTGGTGAAGTAG
- a CDS encoding MBL fold metallo-hydrolase, with product MDRRKFLMSTVLTAGSVALLGKKSFASLLADPAYQFKPLRGNVGMFAEQGGTIAWLVNKDGIVVVDAEFPDPATHLIAELKKQSDKPFEWLINTHHHGDHTGGNISFKGIAQHVAAHANSLTNQKASAVKQKTEDKQLYPDTTYTDKWKVKVGDERITAHYFGAGHTNGDSFIHFEHANVVHTGDLVFNRRYPFVDRSAGASCKSWITVLEKAQKQFDKDTLFVFGHAFDPQKVTGNMDDVKAMQHFMESLVNYVDSSIKAGKSKQEILATKAIPGVTEWQGDGIERGLTAAYEELSA from the coding sequence ATGGACCGTCGTAAATTTTTGATGAGTACAGTGCTTACTGCCGGCTCGGTGGCACTTTTAGGTAAAAAGAGTTTTGCATCACTGCTGGCCGATCCGGCTTATCAGTTTAAACCTTTGCGCGGCAACGTAGGTATGTTTGCCGAGCAGGGTGGCACCATAGCCTGGCTGGTAAATAAAGATGGTATTGTTGTGGTAGATGCCGAATTTCCTGATCCGGCTACACATCTCATTGCCGAATTAAAAAAACAATCAGACAAGCCTTTCGAGTGGCTCATTAATACCCATCACCACGGCGATCATACCGGCGGCAATATCTCCTTTAAAGGTATAGCGCAGCATGTTGCAGCACACGCCAATTCGCTTACCAATCAAAAGGCATCGGCAGTCAAACAAAAAACCGAGGATAAACAATTATATCCGGATACCACATACACCGATAAATGGAAGGTTAAAGTAGGCGACGAGCGTATCACCGCCCATTATTTTGGCGCAGGCCATACCAACGGCGACAGTTTTATACACTTTGAACACGCCAATGTGGTACACACCGGCGACCTGGTGTTTAACCGCCGCTACCCTTTTGTTGATCGTAGCGCCGGCGCATCATGCAAAAGCTGGATCACCGTGCTCGAAAAGGCGCAGAAACAATTTGACAAGGATACGCTGTTTGTATTTGGCCATGCCTTCGATCCGCAAAAAGTAACCGGCAATATGGATGATGTAAAAGCCATGCAGCACTTTATGGAAAGCCTGGTAAATTATGTAGATAGCAGCATCAAAGCCGGTAAATCAAAACAAGAGATCCTGGCAACCAAAGCCATACCCGGTGTAACCGAATGGCAGGGCGATGGCATTGAGCGCGGGTTAACGGCCGCTTATGAAGAATTAAGCGCCTAA